In Macrobrachium rosenbergii isolate ZJJX-2024 chromosome 48, ASM4041242v1, whole genome shotgun sequence, one DNA window encodes the following:
- the LOC136831765 gene encoding pro-resilin-like isoform X1, with protein sequence MVAKVVFALLGLVALVAADSFESFERYSRPRFSSGSAESFESGEARYNFNWAVNHGPSRNDFGHQEQRNEDETQGSYYVHLPDGRLQKVAYRVDGGEGYIADVTYSGEAQFPDSFESYESREAPRRFYYGSGSNESK encoded by the exons ATGGTTGCTAAG GTCGTTTTCGCTCTTCTGGGCTTAGTCGCCCTCGTGGCAGCCGACAGCTTTGAAAGCTTCGAAAGATACTCCCGCCCAAGG TTCTCCTCTGGCTCCGCTGAGTCCTTCGAGTCCGGCGAGGCTCGTTACAACTTCAACTGGGCCGTCAACCACGGCCCCTCCCGCAACGACTTCGGACACCAGGAGCAACGCAATGAAGACGAGACtcagggatcctactacgtccACCTCCCCGACGGCCGCCTGCAGAAGGTCGCTTACCGCGTCGACGGCGGCGAAGGATACATCGCCGATGTGACCTACTCCGGTGAGGCTCAGTTCCCCGACTCCTTCGAATCCTACGAGTCCCGTGAGGCTCCCAGGAGGTTCTACTATGGCTCTGGCTCCAACGAGTCCAAGTAA
- the LOC136831765 gene encoding pro-resilin-like isoform X2, with product MPLQVVFALLGLVALVAADSFESFERYSRPRFSSGSAESFESGEARYNFNWAVNHGPSRNDFGHQEQRNEDETQGSYYVHLPDGRLQKVAYRVDGGEGYIADVTYSGEAQFPDSFESYESREAPRRFYYGSGSNESK from the exons ATGCCACTTCAGGTCGTTTTCGCTCTTCTGGGCTTAGTCGCCCTCGTGGCAGCCGACAGCTTTGAAAGCTTCGAAAGATACTCCCGCCCAAGG TTCTCCTCTGGCTCCGCTGAGTCCTTCGAGTCCGGCGAGGCTCGTTACAACTTCAACTGGGCCGTCAACCACGGCCCCTCCCGCAACGACTTCGGACACCAGGAGCAACGCAATGAAGACGAGACtcagggatcctactacgtccACCTCCCCGACGGCCGCCTGCAGAAGGTCGCTTACCGCGTCGACGGCGGCGAAGGATACATCGCCGATGTGACCTACTCCGGTGAGGCTCAGTTCCCCGACTCCTTCGAATCCTACGAGTCCCGTGAGGCTCCCAGGAGGTTCTACTATGGCTCTGGCTCCAACGAGTCCAAGTAA